Proteins found in one Solirubrobacterales bacterium genomic segment:
- a CDS encoding bifunctional precorrin-2 dehydrogenase/sirohydrochlorin ferrochelatase has product MPAQAFAGKECVCQLRRGICDQSCVRDMLSTPLYIACLRLSGRPCLVVGGGEVGLEKVEGLLACDGQVTLVAPEGVDELADYARGGSIRWERREFRGSDLDGSFLAVAATSDTEVNISVYEGAERRAMLCNVVDVPPLCNFILPAIVRSGPLAIAISTAGASPALAKRLKREIAEAYGEPYARLAMILNEARGWAKATLPTYQDRKEFFEGIVNGDPDPVELVRERREDELAALIEAAKESHAAAASGSG; this is encoded by the coding sequence ATGCCCGCTCAGGCCTTTGCCGGCAAGGAATGCGTCTGCCAGCTCCGCAGGGGAATCTGCGATCAATCGTGCGTGCGGGACATGCTCTCCACCCCCCTTTACATCGCCTGCCTGCGCCTGTCCGGACGCCCCTGTCTGGTGGTCGGGGGCGGCGAGGTGGGCCTCGAGAAGGTCGAGGGCCTGCTCGCCTGCGACGGCCAGGTCACGCTGGTGGCTCCCGAGGGAGTGGACGAGCTTGCCGACTACGCGCGCGGGGGCTCGATCCGCTGGGAGCGGCGTGAGTTCCGCGGCTCCGACCTCGACGGAAGTTTCCTGGCCGTCGCCGCAACCAGCGACACCGAGGTCAACATCTCCGTCTACGAGGGAGCGGAGCGGCGAGCGATGCTCTGCAACGTGGTCGACGTGCCGCCACTCTGCAACTTCATCCTGCCGGCGATCGTGCGCAGCGGCCCCCTGGCGATCGCGATCTCCACCGCCGGGGCCTCCCCGGCGCTCGCCAAGCGGCTGAAGCGCGAGATCGCCGAAGCGTACGGGGAGCCCTACGCGCGCCTCGCGATGATCCTCAACGAGGCCCGCGGCTGGGCCAAGGCCACGCTTCCGACCTACCAGGACCGCAAGGAGTTCTTCGAGGGAATCGTCAACGGCGACCCCGACCCCGTCGAGTTGGTCCGGGAGAGACGCGAGGACGAGCTCGCGGCGCTGATCGAGGCCGCCAAGGAGAGCCACGCGGCGGCGGCCTCGGGGTCCGGCTGA
- a CDS encoding hemolysin III family protein: protein MTRRDRAKERVADARAAASERVADAAAVASERVADAKTAADEFIARQKPRLRGVSHEWAFFVSVIAGAILVLAAPTARATAAVAIYAASLSALLGVSALYHRINWRRPEIRRWMRRLDHSMIFLLIAGTVTPFAVLVLHGTLANALLIAVWAGAAAGIVVELVWVEAPKWATALVYIAVGWIGALGVPGIVVNAGLGAGALIAIGGALYTAGAVIYARQRPDPNPAVFGYHEIFHLLVIAAAAAHFAAVAIYALPAG, encoded by the coding sequence ATGACCCGGCGGGACCGCGCAAAGGAGCGGGTGGCCGACGCCCGCGCGGCGGCCTCGGAGCGGGTGGCCGACGCCGCTGCCGTCGCCTCGGAACGCGTCGCTGACGCGAAGACCGCCGCGGACGAGTTCATCGCCCGCCAGAAGCCGCGCCTGCGCGGCGTCTCCCATGAGTGGGCTTTCTTCGTCTCCGTGATCGCCGGGGCGATCCTGGTGCTCGCCGCACCGACCGCGCGGGCGACGGCCGCGGTGGCGATCTACGCCGCCTCGCTGTCGGCGCTGCTCGGGGTGAGCGCCCTCTATCACCGGATCAACTGGCGCCGCCCCGAGATCCGCCGCTGGATGCGGCGCCTCGACCACTCGATGATCTTCCTGCTGATCGCGGGCACCGTGACCCCGTTCGCGGTCCTGGTCCTCCATGGAACCCTCGCGAATGCGCTACTGATTGCGGTCTGGGCGGGAGCTGCTGCGGGGATCGTCGTCGAGCTGGTCTGGGTCGAGGCACCGAAGTGGGCCACAGCGCTGGTCTACATCGCGGTCGGCTGGATCGGCGCCCTCGGCGTTCCGGGGATCGTCGTCAACGCGGGGCTCGGGGCCGGCGCCCTGATCGCCATCGGAGGCGCCCTCTACACGGCGGGCGCGGTGATCTACGCGCGCCAACGCCCGGACCCCAACCCGGCGGTCTTCGGGTACCACGAGATCTTTCACCTGCTGGTGATCGCGGCCGCAGCGGCCCACTTCGCGGCCGTCGCGATCTACGCGCTGCCCGCCGGCTGA
- the nrdR gene encoding transcriptional regulator NrdR: protein MEMVCPGCQSPTRVLESRRAPNGGSVRRRRECSRCGHRFTTFERREPEPVHVVKRDGQRQRFDRTKLRAALLNAAHKRPVSASDIEEIVDRIETVGTEGPGELSSERVGELCLAELRELDWGAYLQFAGTLPSQPDSETSGVPPVPSGPGARIRSSPRMPLEGST from the coding sequence ATGGAGATGGTGTGCCCCGGCTGCCAGTCCCCGACGCGCGTGCTGGAGAGCCGCCGCGCCCCGAATGGCGGCTCCGTTCGCCGACGACGCGAGTGCTCGCGCTGCGGCCACCGGTTCACGACGTTCGAGCGCCGCGAGCCGGAGCCCGTGCATGTGGTCAAGCGCGACGGCCAACGTCAGCGCTTCGATCGAACGAAGCTCCGCGCTGCGCTTCTCAACGCCGCCCACAAGCGACCGGTGTCCGCGTCCGACATCGAGGAGATCGTCGATCGGATCGAGACCGTCGGCACGGAAGGGCCCGGGGAGCTCTCCTCGGAGCGGGTCGGCGAGCTCTGTCTTGCGGAGCTCCGCGAGCTCGACTGGGGTGCCTACCTGCAGTTCGCCGGAACGCTGCCGTCCCAGCCGGACTCCGAAACGTCCGGAGTCCCGCCGGTTCCATCCGGTCCAGGCGCGAGGATTCGAAGTTCCCCCCGAATGCCGCTTGAAGGGAGCACTTGA
- a CDS encoding vitamin B12-dependent ribonucleotide reductase, translated as MAKTAAKDVQTRETGLTVERRFTRPGVHPFDEVEWEIRDAVIGDPENPAFEQRQVEFPRSWSQNATNIVAQKYFRGKLGSPERERSVKQMISRVAGTIAGWGREGGYFASDEDGDAFEAELTHILLHQKAAFNSPVWFNVGFEDRPQCSACFILSVQDTMESILDWNTKEGMIFRGGSGSGINLSNIRSSKEHLSKGGLASGPVSFMRGADAWAGTIKSGGKTRRAAKMVVLEVDHPDVEDFIWCKAREEEKAAALRDAGFDMRLDSDAFHSIQYQNANNSVRVSDEFMQAVEEDGDWELTARVDGHTVKTIRARELMHQIADAAWRCADPGVQYDTTINRWHTDPATGPITASNPCSEYMSIDDSACNLASLNLMKFRTGEGAFAIEDFCHAVDVVFLAQEIIVTPSSYPTEMIGRNARAFRQLGLGYANLGALLMADGVPYDSDQGRATAAAITALMTGRGYRKSAEVSGAIGPYDGYELNRAPHNQVMRMHRDAAYAIDESMCRDEGLLDAARRTWDETVALGEEHGYRNAQATVLAPTGTISFLMDCDTTGIEPDFSLVKFKELVGGGQMTIVNRTVPMALLTLGYSESQIEQIEAYINEKGTIVGAPELEDEHLPVFDVAVGERAISHTGHIQMMAAVQPFISGAISKTVNLPESATVEDIADAYTEGWRLGLKALAIYRDGSKTAQALRTDAGEKKQTPTGSGTEAGSGPEIQQPVRRRMPRERESITHKFSIAGHEGYITAGKYEDGSVGEIFLTDIGKEGSTLRGMMNAFATAISIGLQYGVPLEVFVRKFSYMRFDPEGITNNPEIPFAKSMPDYLMRWLASRFIDDPDVLEELGILTAEIRSRREAQQTLLLDDGAEQPGNGAHEGNGSNGSHESTSASSDSVPPTAALTDSPPVIPAQLQGRELGPACEQCGGMMQRTGSCYTCSSCGNNTGCG; from the coding sequence ATGGCTAAAACCGCTGCAAAGGACGTACAGACTCGCGAGACGGGATTGACGGTGGAGCGCCGCTTCACGAGGCCCGGCGTCCACCCGTTCGACGAGGTCGAGTGGGAGATCCGCGACGCCGTGATCGGCGACCCGGAGAACCCCGCGTTCGAGCAGCGCCAGGTCGAGTTCCCGAGGAGCTGGTCGCAGAACGCGACCAACATCGTCGCCCAGAAGTACTTCCGCGGCAAGCTCGGCTCCCCCGAGCGCGAGCGCTCGGTGAAGCAGATGATCTCCCGCGTCGCGGGGACGATCGCCGGCTGGGGGCGCGAAGGCGGCTACTTCGCAAGTGATGAGGATGGCGACGCCTTCGAGGCCGAGCTGACCCACATCCTGCTCCACCAGAAGGCGGCCTTCAACAGCCCGGTGTGGTTCAACGTGGGGTTCGAGGACAGGCCACAGTGCTCCGCCTGCTTCATCCTCTCCGTCCAGGACACGATGGAGTCGATCCTCGACTGGAACACCAAGGAGGGGATGATCTTCCGAGGCGGCTCCGGTTCCGGCATCAACCTCTCGAACATCCGCTCCTCGAAGGAGCACCTGTCCAAGGGCGGCCTCGCCTCCGGGCCGGTCAGCTTCATGCGCGGCGCCGACGCCTGGGCGGGAACGATCAAGTCCGGCGGCAAGACGAGGCGCGCGGCGAAGATGGTCGTGCTCGAGGTCGACCATCCGGACGTCGAGGACTTCATCTGGTGCAAGGCGCGCGAGGAGGAGAAGGCAGCAGCACTGCGCGACGCCGGCTTCGACATGCGCCTCGACAGCGATGCCTTCCACTCGATCCAGTACCAGAACGCCAACAACTCGGTGCGGGTCAGCGACGAGTTCATGCAGGCGGTCGAGGAGGACGGCGACTGGGAGCTCACGGCACGCGTCGACGGCCACACCGTCAAGACGATCAGGGCGCGCGAGCTCATGCACCAGATCGCGGATGCCGCCTGGCGGTGCGCCGATCCCGGCGTTCAGTACGACACGACCATCAACCGCTGGCACACCGACCCGGCGACGGGCCCGATCACGGCCTCCAACCCGTGCAGCGAGTACATGAGCATCGATGACTCGGCCTGCAATCTCGCCTCCCTCAACCTGATGAAGTTCCGCACCGGCGAGGGGGCCTTTGCGATCGAGGACTTCTGCCACGCGGTCGACGTCGTCTTCCTCGCCCAAGAGATCATCGTCACCCCATCCAGCTATCCGACCGAGATGATCGGCCGGAACGCCCGTGCGTTTCGCCAGCTGGGGCTGGGCTACGCGAATCTCGGTGCCCTGCTGATGGCGGATGGCGTCCCGTACGACTCCGACCAGGGTCGCGCCACGGCGGCCGCAATCACGGCCTTGATGACTGGGCGGGGCTATCGCAAGTCCGCCGAGGTGTCCGGCGCGATCGGTCCGTACGACGGTTACGAGCTCAACCGCGCGCCGCACAACCAGGTGATGAGGATGCATCGCGACGCGGCCTACGCAATCGACGAGTCGATGTGTCGCGACGAGGGGCTGCTCGACGCCGCCCGCCGGACGTGGGACGAGACCGTCGCCCTCGGTGAGGAGCACGGGTACCGCAACGCGCAGGCGACGGTGCTCGCGCCCACCGGAACGATCAGCTTCCTGATGGACTGCGACACGACCGGGATCGAGCCGGACTTCTCGCTGGTGAAGTTCAAGGAGCTGGTCGGCGGAGGCCAGATGACGATCGTGAATCGCACCGTGCCGATGGCGCTGCTCACGCTCGGCTATTCGGAGTCCCAGATCGAGCAGATCGAGGCCTACATCAACGAGAAGGGAACGATCGTCGGCGCCCCCGAGCTCGAAGACGAGCACCTACCGGTCTTCGACGTGGCGGTCGGTGAGCGGGCGATCTCGCACACCGGCCACATTCAGATGATGGCCGCGGTCCAGCCGTTCATCTCGGGCGCGATCTCGAAGACCGTGAACCTGCCCGAATCGGCGACGGTCGAGGACATCGCCGACGCCTACACCGAAGGCTGGAGGCTGGGCCTGAAGGCGCTGGCGATCTATCGCGACGGATCGAAGACCGCGCAGGCGCTCAGGACTGACGCCGGGGAGAAGAAGCAGACGCCCACGGGTTCCGGGACGGAGGCCGGGTCCGGGCCGGAGATCCAGCAGCCGGTCCGCCGCCGGATGCCCCGCGAGCGCGAGTCGATCACCCACAAGTTCTCGATCGCCGGCCACGAGGGCTACATCACGGCCGGCAAGTACGAGGACGGCTCGGTGGGCGAGATCTTCCTTACCGACATCGGCAAGGAGGGCTCGACGCTGCGGGGGATGATGAACGCGTTCGCCACGGCAATCTCGATCGGCCTTCAGTACGGGGTGCCGCTGGAGGTCTTCGTGCGGAAGTTCAGCTACATGCGCTTCGACCCGGAGGGGATCACCAACAACCCGGAGATCCCGTTCGCGAAGTCCATGCCCGACTACCTCATGCGCTGGCTGGCTAGCCGCTTCATCGACGACCCCGACGTGCTCGAGGAGCTCGGCATCCTCACCGCCGAGATTCGCTCGCGCCGCGAGGCTCAGCAGACCCTGCTGCTCGACGACGGCGCCGAGCAGCCCGGGAACGGAGCCCACGAGGGAAACGGCTCGAACGGTTCCCACGAGAGCACGAGCGCGAGCTCGGACTCAGTTCCGCCCACCGCGGCACTCACGGACTCGCCACCGGTGATCCCGGCCCAGCTTCAGGGGCGCGAGCTGGGGCCCGCCTGCGAGCAATGCGGCGGCATGATGCAGCGCACCGGCTCCTGCTACACCTGCTCGAGCTGCGGGAACAACACCGGCTGCGGGTAG
- a CDS encoding RNA polymerase sigma factor gives MEAASLTTSPSPNGAVSRRTPLLRFQTDERLVALMREGHERAFELLFKRYQARLFAFCRRLLGSPQDAEDVLQEVFAAAHAAILADSRPINARPWLYRIARNQCVNHLRKPSAVGVDSMDIHPYEHGVSTFEQVETREELRAIVADVHQLPTKQRTALVLREIDDFSYADIAQTMGTTLPSVKSLLVRARMSLAQSSQGRGALAPLGLLALLRRLLPAKLKLGGSSGSGGTAGGVAGTPGTAAAAGGSGLTFSGVVSAATTGLGGALGAQAAVGVATAAIVAAGAVGVAKMDLGGHGQTADAGGSATTSQAASPSGSSAARPTAGAQPAVGTAAGSTARAHSGHGQGATAGKSSLGDLPDLGRSVTRATGDATRAAAAGASAATAAVASTTSAVSDAASAAAASVRPPKSDVPPVPRLGEGTGLSDVQAPRLSDRHSLPPKLGPAQTLIP, from the coding sequence ATGGAGGCCGCCTCTCTCACCACAAGCCCCAGTCCCAACGGCGCCGTCTCGCGCCGGACGCCTCTGCTGCGTTTCCAGACGGACGAGCGACTGGTCGCACTGATGCGCGAGGGACACGAGCGCGCCTTCGAGCTCCTCTTCAAGCGATATCAGGCGCGCCTCTTCGCCTTCTGCCGACGGCTGCTCGGCTCTCCGCAGGACGCCGAGGACGTCCTCCAGGAGGTGTTCGCTGCGGCGCATGCCGCGATCCTCGCCGACAGCCGCCCGATCAACGCACGCCCCTGGCTCTACCGGATCGCCCGCAACCAGTGCGTGAACCACCTGCGAAAGCCCAGCGCGGTCGGGGTCGATTCCATGGACATCCATCCCTACGAGCACGGGGTCTCGACCTTCGAGCAGGTCGAAACGCGCGAGGAGCTGCGGGCGATCGTCGCCGACGTCCACCAGCTGCCAACTAAGCAGCGCACGGCCCTCGTCCTCCGCGAGATCGACGACTTCTCCTATGCGGACATCGCCCAGACGATGGGCACCACGCTTCCCTCCGTCAAGTCTCTGCTGGTCCGGGCGCGCATGTCGCTGGCCCAGTCGAGCCAGGGGCGCGGAGCGCTCGCGCCGCTCGGACTGCTGGCGCTGCTCCGAAGGCTGCTCCCGGCAAAGCTCAAGCTCGGAGGCAGCTCGGGCAGCGGCGGTACCGCCGGTGGCGTCGCCGGCACGCCGGGCACCGCCGCGGCGGCGGGGGGCTCCGGCCTCACGTTCAGCGGCGTGGTCAGCGCTGCGACCACCGGTCTGGGAGGCGCCCTCGGCGCCCAGGCCGCCGTGGGCGTCGCGACAGCGGCCATCGTCGCGGCTGGTGCCGTGGGCGTGGCCAAGATGGATCTCGGTGGCCACGGCCAGACGGCCGACGCCGGCGGGTCGGCGACCACCTCCCAAGCTGCATCCCCAAGCGGGTCGTCAGCCGCCAGGCCCACCGCGGGAGCTCAGCCGGCGGTGGGCACCGCTGCGGGCTCGACGGCGAGGGCCCATTCGGGTCACGGGCAGGGCGCGACGGCCGGCAAGTCGTCCCTCGGGGACCTCCCGGATCTCGGGCGCTCCGTCACGCGTGCCACTGGCGACGCAACCCGGGCGGCGGCTGCTGGAGCATCGGCAGCCACTGCGGCGGTCGCCTCGACCACAAGTGCCGTGTCGGACGCCGCCTCTGCGGCTGCTGCTTCGGTCAGGCCACCGAAGAGCGACGTGCCCCCTGTGCCTCGGCTGGGGGAGGGGACGGGCCTGTCGGACGTTCAGGCTCCAAGGCTGAGCGATCGGCATTCCCTGCCGCCCAAGCTCGGGCCAGCGCAAACGCTTATCCCATAA
- a CDS encoding methyltransferase, protein MRPDLRPENPTEWLALRLNLAPRPVGEAMFGMPMARSVIAGVRLGVFGRLAEGPSRADELASELELTPAGTRLLLDSLHALGHVGRDGSRYELTKNARRWLDPASDTYMGTFIQDCGEYWDWWSQLEDIVRTGKSIELHDRPPGDPGWQTYIRGQFELARLSAPEVAKALRLPTEPTALLDVAGGHGWFSAELCRRHPGLKATIVDLPGSAAVGRQILAEHGMSERVEHREGDAFEVDLAGPYDGALCFNLIHHLSPEQNVTLFRRIHDALKPGGTFAVLDLFTPKEGARADASAFLGLFFYLTSAAATYNPDDLAAWLAEAGFSKPRRIRIRRIPGQTLYEARKPG, encoded by the coding sequence GTGCGCCCCGATCTGCGGCCCGAGAACCCGACCGAGTGGCTGGCCCTGCGACTAAACCTCGCCCCGCGTCCGGTCGGGGAGGCGATGTTCGGGATGCCGATGGCACGCTCGGTCATTGCCGGCGTGCGGCTTGGGGTTTTCGGACGGCTCGCAGAGGGGCCGTCCCGGGCGGATGAGCTGGCCAGCGAGCTGGAGCTGACGCCGGCAGGCACGCGCCTGCTGCTCGACTCCCTGCACGCGCTCGGGCACGTGGGTCGCGACGGTAGCCGCTACGAGCTGACGAAGAATGCGCGCCGCTGGCTGGATCCCGCGTCCGACACTTATATGGGCACCTTCATCCAGGACTGCGGTGAGTACTGGGACTGGTGGTCACAGCTCGAGGACATCGTCCGGACGGGCAAGAGCATCGAGTTGCACGATCGACCGCCCGGGGACCCCGGCTGGCAGACCTACATCCGGGGGCAGTTCGAGCTCGCGCGGCTGTCTGCGCCGGAGGTGGCGAAAGCGTTGAGGCTGCCGACGGAGCCGACCGCGCTGCTCGACGTGGCCGGCGGTCACGGCTGGTTCTCGGCGGAGCTGTGCCGCCGCCATCCAGGGCTCAAGGCCACCATCGTGGACCTCCCCGGCAGCGCGGCCGTGGGCCGGCAGATCCTCGCCGAGCACGGCATGTCCGAGCGCGTCGAGCACCGCGAGGGCGACGCGTTCGAGGTCGATCTCGCCGGCCCCTACGACGGGGCGCTCTGCTTCAACCTGATCCACCACCTGAGTCCCGAGCAGAACGTCACCTTGTTCCGTCGGATCCACGACGCGCTCAAGCCCGGCGGCACGTTCGCGGTGCTGGACCTGTTCACGCCGAAGGAAGGTGCGCGGGCGGATGCCTCGGCGTTCCTCGGGCTGTTCTTCTACCTCACCTCGGCTGCAGCCACGTACAACCCGGACGACCTGGCCGCCTGGCTTGCGGAGGCCGGCTTCTCCAAGCCGCGCCGGATCAGGATCCGTCGAATACCCGGCCAGACGCTTTACGAGGCCCGGAAGCCTGGCTAG
- a CDS encoding tautomerase family protein: MPMIEFTYPKGAIAPDAREELLEELATKMLAAEKAPDTEFFRSITWVYANEIEPDALAVGGRPGGEPRFRVLVTVPEGALSDRRKGILVDSVNQAVLRAAGLDESEGIRVWTVIREVPDGNWGAAGQQVRYQQLVEAAAAEREKAGAPA; the protein is encoded by the coding sequence ATGCCGATGATCGAGTTCACCTATCCGAAGGGCGCGATCGCCCCCGACGCGCGCGAGGAACTGCTGGAGGAGCTGGCTACGAAGATGCTCGCTGCCGAGAAGGCGCCCGACACCGAGTTCTTCCGCTCGATCACCTGGGTCTACGCGAACGAGATCGAGCCCGACGCCTTGGCGGTCGGCGGCCGTCCCGGTGGGGAGCCACGCTTCCGCGTCCTGGTCACGGTCCCCGAGGGAGCGCTCTCGGACCGCCGCAAGGGCATCCTCGTCGACTCGGTGAACCAGGCCGTGCTGCGCGCCGCCGGACTCGACGAGAGCGAGGGCATTCGAGTCTGGACCGTGATTCGGGAGGTCCCGGACGGAAACTGGGGCGCCGCAGGCCAGCAGGTCCGCTACCAGCAGCTGGTCGAGGCGGCCGCCGCGGAGCGCGAGAAGGCCGGGGCTCCCGCCTAG
- a CDS encoding D-glycerate dehydrogenase, translating into MTPPSSPTPTVLVARRLPPAGTELLAGRCTIREGGLDVTREELFELAPGVDAIVADPPVAVDEALLEAAGPQLRVVANFAVGYDNVDLDACRAREVAVTNTPDVLTNATAELALALTLAAARRMSEAEADLRGGRWRGWDPGAYLGLELTGATFGVIGLGRIGRRYAELVAGFAGEVLYVSRTRKEDAERELGVRRVALEEVFSRADVVSLHLPASTETAGLVGSRELAQMKPQAILVNTSRGPLVESRALARALRDGEIGAAGLDVYEHEPEVPAELLRAPRCVLLPHIGSATKRARDGMARLVAENVLAVLGGAEPPNRVV; encoded by the coding sequence CTGACGCCGCCCTCGAGCCCGACCCCAACTGTCCTCGTCGCTCGCCGGCTCCCGCCGGCCGGGACGGAACTGCTGGCCGGCCGGTGCACCATCAGGGAGGGCGGCCTCGATGTCACCAGGGAGGAGTTGTTCGAGCTGGCGCCGGGCGTCGACGCGATCGTCGCCGACCCCCCGGTGGCGGTCGACGAGGCGCTGCTGGAGGCGGCCGGGCCGCAGCTTCGGGTGGTCGCCAACTTCGCGGTCGGCTACGACAACGTGGACCTGGATGCATGCCGGGCTCGCGAAGTCGCGGTCACCAATACGCCCGACGTGCTCACCAACGCAACCGCGGAGCTGGCGCTGGCTCTGACGTTGGCGGCAGCTCGCCGGATGAGCGAGGCCGAGGCCGACCTGCGAGGCGGTCGGTGGCGAGGTTGGGACCCCGGTGCCTACCTTGGCCTCGAGCTGACGGGGGCGACCTTCGGGGTGATCGGGCTCGGCCGCATCGGGCGGCGGTACGCCGAGCTGGTCGCGGGCTTTGCGGGCGAGGTCCTCTATGTGAGCCGGACCAGGAAGGAGGATGCCGAGCGCGAGCTGGGCGTTCGGCGCGTGGCCCTGGAGGAGGTGTTCAGCCGCGCGGACGTGGTCAGCCTCCATCTTCCGGCGAGCACTGAGACCGCGGGTCTGGTCGGCTCGCGGGAGCTTGCGCAGATGAAGCCCCAGGCGATCCTCGTCAACACCTCGCGCGGGCCACTTGTCGAATCGAGGGCGCTGGCGCGGGCGCTGCGCGACGGTGAGATCGGCGCCGCCGGCCTCGACGTGTACGAGCACGAGCCCGAGGTGCCCGCCGAACTCCTCCGCGCGCCTCGGTGCGTGCTGTTGCCTCACATCGGCTCCGCCACGAAGCGGGCCCGCGACGGCATGGCTCGCTTGGTGGCCGAAAACGTCCTCGCCGTGCTTGGAGGCGCAGAGCCCCCGAACCGGGTTGTGTAG
- a CDS encoding fused MFS/spermidine synthase has product MTRTYYLPVLVFVVGSASLGAEIAAARLMAPFFGASTIVWANTIGVVLVALSVGYWIGGRLGDRYPHLRGLCLLVMGAAVLLAVVPFVARPFFDVSVDALDSVSAGAFVGSLLGVLVLVAVPVILLGACSPYALRLAVPDVEHSGRVAGRLYAISTAGSLLGTMLAALVLIPFAGTQRTFLAFAAALALVAALGMGWRFLAVPGALIAAFALPVGTIKAAGDGRVLYEQESALQYIRVVEEPDGVRVLQLNEGQARHSVYRPGSYLTGGYWDGMLVLPFATLERTPRRVAILGNGAGTTARAYGHFFPGAHLDGVEIDPELEEVGRRYFDMGSNPNLTVFNEDARPWLRRSESGYEVIIVDSYRQPYVPFYLATREFFDLVRDRLAPEGVVVVNVGHPEGNDDLETVIGRTMSAIFPRVLRDPFDDSNTLLAASEEAASSGRLHASINRLPVGLRRLAETEAEKVGPPLPGGSVYTDDRAPVEWLVDRSILGYAADR; this is encoded by the coding sequence ATGACACGTACCTACTACCTGCCGGTCCTCGTGTTCGTCGTCGGATCGGCCAGCCTTGGGGCGGAGATCGCCGCGGCACGACTGATGGCGCCTTTCTTCGGCGCCTCGACCATCGTGTGGGCGAACACCATCGGGGTGGTGCTCGTGGCGCTGTCGGTTGGATACTGGATCGGAGGCAGGCTCGGCGACCGGTATCCGCATCTGCGCGGGCTCTGCCTGTTGGTCATGGGCGCCGCCGTCCTGCTGGCCGTGGTGCCGTTTGTCGCCCGGCCGTTCTTCGACGTCTCGGTGGACGCGCTCGACTCCGTCTCGGCGGGTGCGTTCGTGGGCTCGCTGCTGGGTGTGCTCGTCCTGGTCGCTGTGCCCGTGATCCTGCTTGGAGCCTGCTCGCCCTACGCACTGCGCCTGGCGGTCCCGGACGTGGAGCACTCGGGCCGGGTCGCCGGGCGCCTTTATGCGATCTCGACTGCCGGCTCGCTGCTCGGGACCATGCTCGCCGCCCTGGTCCTGATCCCCTTCGCCGGCACCCAGCGCACGTTTCTGGCCTTCGCCGCGGCGCTGGCGCTGGTCGCCGCCCTGGGCATGGGCTGGCGATTCCTCGCCGTCCCAGGGGCACTGATCGCCGCTTTCGCCCTTCCGGTTGGCACGATCAAGGCGGCTGGGGACGGACGGGTTCTGTATGAGCAGGAGAGCGCCCTCCAGTACATCCGGGTGGTCGAGGAGCCGGACGGCGTTCGCGTGTTGCAGCTCAACGAGGGACAGGCCAGGCACTCCGTGTACCGGCCCGGCTCCTACCTCACCGGCGGATATTGGGACGGGATGCTGGTGTTGCCGTTCGCGACCCTCGAGCGGACCCCGCGGCGGGTGGCAATCCTCGGCAACGGCGCCGGCACGACGGCGCGGGCATACGGCCACTTCTTCCCCGGCGCCCACCTCGACGGGGTGGAGATCGACCCGGAGCTCGAGGAAGTCGGCCGGCGCTACTTCGACATGGGCAGCAACCCGAACCTGACCGTCTTCAATGAGGACGCTCGGCCCTGGCTGCGCCGGTCCGAGAGCGGCTACGAAGTAATCATCGTCGACTCCTATCGCCAGCCGTATGTCCCCTTCTACCTGGCAACCCGCGAGTTCTTCGACCTTGTGCGTGACCGCCTCGCGCCCGAGGGCGTTGTGGTCGTCAATGTCGGCCACCCGGAGGGAAACGATGACCTGGAGACGGTCATCGGGAGGACGATGTCGGCGATCTTCCCCAGGGTGCTCCGCGATCCGTTCGACGACTCCAACACGCTGCTCGCCGCCAGCGAGGAGGCGGCGTCGTCCGGCCGGTTGCACGCTTCGATCAACAGGCTTCCGGTGGGCCTTCGGCGGCTGGCCGAGACCGAGGCGGAAAAGGTCGGACCACCACTTCCCGGCGGCAGCGTCTACACCGACGATCGCGCGCCGGTCGAGTGGCTGGTCGATCGGTCCATCCTCGGCTACGCAGCGGACCGATGA